Proteins encoded within one genomic window of Setaria italica strain Yugu1 chromosome IV, Setaria_italica_v2.0, whole genome shotgun sequence:
- the LOC101758654 gene encoding anthranilate O-methyltransferase 1, with the protein MSMERDFHMVEGDGETSYTTNSRLQQKALFETKSVLEEAVRQVCSALLPPNLVVCDLGCGPGDNTLIFLSEVIKASSSHNVPEIQFFLNDLPGNDFSHVFRSAERFKSSVTACHKGERRLPFHIAGLSRSYYTRLFPSQSVHLFHSSYSLHWRSQLPDGLDGNKRNIYIAKATPLSVVKLYQEQFQKDLILFLELRYDELVVGGQMVLTFLGRKEEDLYSGNMNYLCELLAQSLQSLVEKDLVEEDKLNSFNLPIFGASIDEVKAAIKQTGLFDINEIKLFESNWDPYDDSEDDNVQDNIQSGVNVAKCIRAVMETLFVSHFGESILDALFKEYASKVAEYLERDKAKYSVMVLSLQRR; encoded by the exons ATGAGCATGGAGCGTGACTTCCATATGGTGGAAGGAGATGGAGAAACCAGCTACACCACTAACTCCAGACTTCAA CAAAAAGCTTTGTTCGAGACTAAATCAGTGCTCGAGGAGGCTGTGAGACAAGTTTGCTCTGCTCTCCTCCCTCCAAATCTGGTGGTTTGTGACCTAGGCTGCGGTCCGGGTGACAACACACTCATCTTCCTCTCGGAGGTGATCAAAGCCAGTAGCAGCCATAATGTGCCGGAGATCCAATTCTTCCTCAATGATCTGCCGGGCAACGACTTCAGCCATGTGTTCCGATCAGCTGAACGGTTCAAGAGCTCAGTTACAGCATGTCACAAGGGAGAAAGAcggcttccattccatattgCTGGGCTATCCAGGTCCTACTACACTAGGCTTTTCCCTTCCCAAAGCGTTCATCTCTTTCACTCATCCTATAGCCTCCATTGGCGTTCTCAG CTTCCTGATGGGTTAGACGGCAACAAGAGAAACATTTACATTGCAAAGGCCACACCACTGTCTGTGGTGAAACTGTACCAAGAGCAATTTCAGAAGGACTTGATCTTATTCCTTGAGCTGCGGTATGATGAACTAGTGGTTGGCGGGCAAATGGTTCTGACTTTTCTTGGGAGGAAGGAAGAGGATCTATACAGTGGCAATATGAACTATCTTTGCGAACTACTCGCACAATCTCTTCAGTCTCTTGTTGAGAAG GACCTCGTGGAGGAAGATAAACTGAACTCCTTCAATCTACCAATCTTTGGGGCGTCCATTGATGAAGTGAAGGCAGCTATCAAGCAGACTGGGCTGTTTGACATCAATGAAATTAAACTATTTGAATCAAACTGGGATCCTTATGACGACTCCGAAGATGACAATGTGCAAGATAACATCCAGAGTGGGGTGAATGTCGCAAAGTGCATAAGGGCTGTGATGGAAACTCTTTTTGTAAGCCACTTCGGTGAATCCATTCTTGATGCCCTCTTCAAAGAATATGCAAGCAAGGTAGCAGAGTATCTGGAAAGGGACAAGGCCAAGTACTCAGTCATGGTCCTGTCCTTGCAAAGAAGATAG